The DNA segment CTTTTCGCATATCCATTGGTGTAGTACCTGCATGGTCGGATTCTCCTGTTACTTCTATTTCATAACAGCACATCCCTACCACACACTCGACAACACCAATGGTGAGTGCCTCTTTTTCTAAAATAGGCCCTTGTTCAATATGCAGCTCTAAAAGGGCAGTCGCTTCTTTGAGTCGATTGTCTACCTCACCCTCATAACCGATAGCCTTTAAGGCCTCTTCAAAGGTAGTACCTTCTGCATCTTTCTTTTGCAGCATAACCGATTTATCAAATTTCCCAGATAGGACACCGGAAGCCATCATAGAAGGCTCGAATCTTGCCCCTTCTTCATTAGTAAAATTAACAATAGTAATTGGAATTTTGGGTTTGATGTTATTTTCTACCAGTGTTCTAACTACTTCTAAGCCGGTAACTACTCCTAGTACACCGTCGAAGCGCCCGCCTTTTTTCACGGTATCCAAATGGGACCCTATTAAAATAGGCGGTTTATTTTCGGTCCCTTCAAGTGTGGCGTACATACATCCCATATCATCGATTTTGACCGACATGCCTAACTCTTCGCAGCAGGAACGAAAGTAATCTCTAACGCGACGGTCTTCCTCTGATAACGACAATCTTGTAACCCCATTGTTTTCTGTCCGGCCAAAATCCGCAAATCGTTCCAGTTCCTTCATCAGTCTTTCCCCATTAATCAATAGCTTTTGTTTTTGCATACTGAACACTCCCCTTTTTAAATAATGAGATTACGTCTGTTTCCATTACTGTTTTATTGAATCTCATGGAGATGAAAAGCTTAGGATGGTTTAGTTG comes from the Neobacillus sp. PS2-9 genome and includes:
- a CDS encoding Zn-dependent hydrolase, which translates into the protein MQKQKLLINGERLMKELERFADFGRTENNGVTRLSLSEEDRRVRDYFRSCCEELGMSVKIDDMGCMYATLEGTENKPPILIGSHLDTVKKGGRFDGVLGVVTGLEVVRTLVENNIKPKIPITIVNFTNEEGARFEPSMMASGVLSGKFDKSVMLQKKDAEGTTFEEALKAIGYEGEVDNRLKEATALLELHIEQGPILEKEALTIGVVECVVGMCCYEIEVTGESDHAGTTPMDMRKDALFATNNLINEIRQRLGSLDEELVFTIGRMNVYPSIHTVIPNKVIFTLEARHKDMEIVNTVKDFIHGLPQFAENEGCEIKTTKLWERNTVWFEPEICELLEQSAQSLGYSNKRMVSGAGHDAQFIASYVPTAMLFVPSINGKSHCEVELTTWEDCEKGVNVILDTVLALLSK